The following coding sequences lie in one Rutidosis leptorrhynchoides isolate AG116_Rl617_1_P2 chromosome 4, CSIRO_AGI_Rlap_v1, whole genome shotgun sequence genomic window:
- the LOC139840234 gene encoding disease resistance protein Roq1-like isoform X2, with the protein MASSSSHSAPSSFYHVFLSFRGGDTRKNFVDHLYSALAIDRPIIVYKDDKNLPRGETIRPALFQAIEQSKIAVVVFSKNYADSSWCLDELSHIMKCRDKNGLIVMPIFYDVEPSDVRKRKRDFGEAFAKQEANNVNKADSWRKALFDASNIAGWEPKHFADGHESELIKGIVDTVLKNMSFSGSQDVDEGLVGMRDRVDELISKLKLDSSGVRMVGIWGVGGGGKTTLATSVFKEIYSQFKGHCIVENVREEFNKGNLEKLQNKILKTMFRVNMEVPSVTEGKTMIKRMLCRSKVLVVLDDIDDSRQLEALAGSHDWFGSGSRVIITTRDEHLLLKHKVDHVSHVRLLAHDEASSLFKKYAYREENVINDYVILSSRVVYYAHGLPLALRVAGSFLCDKNNVEWESYLEMLERTPDAEVMDILRISYEGLKNYQKELFLDIACFFRGKEKRDAMEILDAFGFNPDIGIKVLEQRALITFVNDYFQMHDLIQEMGHLIVRGENGKYPENHSRVWKQDEIRDMDETTENDKIEAIYCYGHSHSCEILSKMKKLRWLTVKRVDNRFAYYFVDDDVEDVDYEEYVEGNNDDGEDDNDDNGNDDDNDVDDDDDDDDDNDNDNDDNKEDKDDVEHLKGPDFLSNELQCIIWEDYPVNSFPDSFKAIKLVVLRLYYSLQKQLWNDIDKHLPRLKVLELCSAKKLLDTPNFNHLPCLQRLTFYRCDELIEIHPSLGYHKKLERIRVEGCPKFRMFPAIVQMKSLKYLFIHKYPELLKFPVIRSKMESLEELYLQYVQIQVLPSSIGDCCTNLIQLFIHGCSKLTTMEFQLDALKHLKTFSCSGVSFQLNTTGLFDQVQDGLRVLNFIDCHLNDGDIPFDISQLFNLQSLNLSFNDFSKLPSTISQLTKLRVLDLRNCRNLLKLPSTISQLVQLKVLIIGDCINLEIFPEFPSSLAVLLADGCPKITSIGDSITNCKCLCDVRITDGSILTDFDRLFDSMIQGKDSGNCIWSLQLEGLVEIPNSMVRPKDILNGKRYILQLPENWCYYNCGFIMYAVLPRGTLVDVEITMRQVTGNSSGMDYQDDVVRKKSIMNDEVTWVGYVPFSSLRHTSWWDVTCGQVSFEIVNIYINGRNKYYYPKCR; encoded by the exons ATGGCTTCTTCATCTTCTCACTCTGCTCCTTCTTCATTTTATCatgtatttctaagttttagaggaGGCGATACCCGCAAAAATTTCGTAGACCATCTCTACTCGGCTCTTGCGATAGATCGACCAATCATCGTCTACAAGGACGATAAAAATCTTCCCCGTGGTGAAACCATCCGTCCAGCACTGTTCCAGGCTATTGAACAATCTAAGATTGCTGTCGTAGTATTCTCCAAAAACTATGCAGATTCTTCGTGGTGTCTTGATGAACTTTCACATATTATGAAGTGTAGAGATAAGAATGGGTTAATCGTTATGCCCATATTCTATGATGTGGAACCCTCGGATGTGAGGAAAAGGAAAAGGGATTTCGGAGAAGCTTTTGCAAAACAAGAGGCGAATAACGTCAATAAAGCTGATTCGTGGAGAAAAGCACTTTTTGATGCAAGTAACATTGCTGGATGGGAACCTAAACACTTTGCTGACGG GCATGAATCAGAACTCATCAAAGGGATTGTTGATACAGTTTTGAAAAATATGTCTTTCTCCGGTTCACAAGACGTTGATGAAGGCCTTGTTGGAATGAGGGATCGCGTGGACGAACTAATATCAAAATTGAAACTTGATTCTAGTGGTGTGCGAATGGTTGGGATATGGGGTGTCGGGGGTGGTGGTAAAACTACTCTTGCTACTTCTGTATTTAAGGAAATATATAGCCAATTTAAGGGTCACTGCATAGTTGAGAACGTTAGGGAGGAATTCAACAAAGGCAACTTGGAAAAATTGCAAAATAAAATTTTGAAAACCATGTTTAGAGTAAATATGGAAGTACCTAGTGTTACAGAAGGTAAAACAATGATAAAACGTATGCTGTGTCGTAGTAAAGTGTTAGTGGTTCTTGACGATATCGATGATTCACGCCAACTGGAGGCTTTAGCTGGATCTCATGATTGGTTTGGTAGTGGGAGCAGAGTAATAATAACAACTAGAGATGAACACTTGCTACTTAAACACAAGGTAGACCATGTCTCTCATGTTAGATTGTTAGCACACGACGAAGCTTCATCTCTCTTTAAGAAATATGCATATAGGGAAGAAAATGTTATAAACGATTATGTGATACTTTCATCACGTGTAGTTTATTATGCTCATGGACTTCCATTGGCACTTAGAGTTGCGGGTTCTTTTCTATGTGACAAAAACAATGTTGAGTGGGAAAGTTACCTGGAAATGTTAGAAAGAACCCCAGATGCCGAAGTCATGGATATACTTAGGATTAGTTATGAAGGGCTTAAAAATTACCAGAAAGAGTTATTCTTAGATATTGCATGTTTCTTTAGGGGAAAGGAAAAGCGAGATGCAATGGAGATACTTGATGCTTTTGGTTTTAATCCAGATATAGGGATAAAGGTGTTGGAGCAAAGAGCTCTGATAACTTTTGTGAATGATTATTTTCAAATGCACGATCTGATTCAAGAGATGGGACACCTCATTGTTAGAGGAGAAAATGGCAAGTATCCTGAAAATCATAGCAGAGTTTGGAAGCAAGATGAAATCCGTGACATGGATGAAACAACG GAAAATGACAAGATTGAAGCGATATATTGTTATGGTCATTCTCACTCATGTGAGATTTTGTCAAAGATGAAGAAGCTAAGGTGGCTTACTGTGAAACGAGTTGATAATCGATTTGCTTATTATTTCGTAGATGATGACGTGGAGGATGTTGATTATGAGGAGTATGTAGAGGGGAACAATGATGATGGCGAGGATGATAATGATGACAATggcaatgatgatgataatgatgttgatgatgatgatgatgatgatgatgataatgataatgataatgatgataacaaGGAGGATAAAGATGACGTTGAGCATTTGAAAGGACCTGATTTTCTTTCAAATGAGTTGCAGTGTATTATTTGGGAAGATTATCCTGTGAATTCATTCCCAGACAGTTTTAAAGCAATAAAGCTCGTTGTTTTAAGACTGTATTACAGCTTGCAAAAACAACTTTGGAATGATATAGATAAG CATCTCCCACGTTTGAAAGTGCTTGAACTCTGTTCTGCAAAGAAGTTACTCGACACTCCAAATTTTAATCATCTCCCATGTCTTCAAAGGTTAACATTCTATCGTTGTGATGAGTTAATCGAGATTCACCCATCACTTGGATATCATAAAAAGCTTGAGCGCATACGTGTAGAAGGCTGTCCCAAGTTTAGGATGTTTCCTGCAATCGTGCAGATGAAATCACTTAAATATCTTTTTATTCATAAATACCCGGAATTACTTAAGTTCCCGGTAATCAGAAGCAAAATGGAAAGCTTGGAAGAGTTATATTTGCAATATGTTCAGATACAAGTTCTGCCCTCATCAATCGGAGACTGTTGCACCAACCTTATTCAGCTATTCATACATGGGTGTAGTAAATTAACGACAATGGAATTCCAACTTGATGCCTTGAAGCATTTGAAAACATTTTCTTGTTCTGGTGTTAGCTTCCAGCTTAACACTACGGGTTTGTTTGATCAGGTGCAAGATGGCTTACGAGTGTTGAATTTTATTGACTGCCATTTGAACGATGGAGACATTCCATTTGATATTAGTCAACTATTCAACTTACAAAGTTTGAATCTGAGTTTTAATGATTTTTCAAAGTTACCTTCCACCATCTCACAATTGACAAAACTGAGAGTTCTCGACCTTAGAAACTGTCGTAACCTTCTAAAGTTACCTTCCACCATCTCACAATTGGTACAGTTAAAAGTCCTCATCATCGGCGATTGCATTAACCTTGAAATATTCCCCGAGTTCCCATCAAGTTTAGCTGTTCTCTTGGCAGACGGATGCCCTAAGATTACATCAATAGGAGATTCTATCACAAATTGTAAATGCTTATGTGATGTCCGAATTACTGATGGAAGTATTCTAACTGATTTTGACAGGTTATTCGATTCCATGATCCAG GGAAAGGATAGTGGAAATTGCATTTGGTCTCTCCAACTTGAAGGCCTTGTTGAGATTCCAAATAGTATGGTACGTCCTAAAGATATTCTTAATGGGAAAAGATATATACTGCAACTTCCAGAGAACTGGTGCTATTACAACTGCGGATTCATAATGTACGCAGTTTTGCCACGTGGCACATTGGTTGATGTCGAGATAACCATGAGGCAGGTGACGGGAAATTCATCGGGTATGGATTATCAGGATGATGTGGTTCGGAAGAAGAGTATAATGAATGATGAAGTCACATGGGTGGGATATGTTCCTTTTAGTTCATTGAGACACACTTCATGGTGGGATGTAACATGCGGTCAGGTTTCGTTTGAAAttgtaaacatatatataaatggtagaaataaatattattatcctaAATGCAGATAG
- the LOC139840234 gene encoding disease resistance protein RUN1-like isoform X3, which yields MASSSSHSAPSSFYHVFLSFRGGDTRKNFVDHLYSALAIDRPIIVYKDDKNLPRGETIRPALFQAIEQSKIAVVVFSKNYADSSWCLDELSHIMKCRDKNGLIVMPIFYDVEPSDVRKRKRDFGEAFAKQEANNVNKADSWRKALFDASNIAGWEPKHFADGHESELIKGIVDTVLKNMSFSGSQDVDEGLVGMRDRVDELISKLKLDSSGVRMVGIWGVGGGGKTTLATSVFKEIYSQFKGHCIVENVREEFNKGNLEKLQNKILKTMFRVNMEVPSVTEGKTMIKRMLCRSKVLVVLDDIDDSRQLEALAGSHDWFGSGSRVIITTRDEHLLLKHKVDHVSHVRLLAHDEASSLFKKYAYREENVINDYVILSSRVVYYAHGLPLALRVAGSFLCDKNNVEWESYLEMLERTPDAEVMDILRISYEGLKNYQKELFLDIACFFRGKEKRDAMEILDAFGFNPDIGIKVLEQRALITFVNDYFQMHDLIQEMGHLIVRGENGKYPENHSRVWKQDEIRDMDETTVKENDKIEAIYCYGHSHSCEILSKMKKLRWLTVKRVDNRFAYYFVDDDVEDVDYEEYVEGNNDDGEDDNDDNGNDDDNDVDDDDDDDDDNDNDNDDNKEDKDDVEHLKGPDFLSNELQCIIWEDYPVNSFPDSFKAIKLVVLRLYYSLQKQLWNDIDKVIRFHDPGKG from the exons ATGGCTTCTTCATCTTCTCACTCTGCTCCTTCTTCATTTTATCatgtatttctaagttttagaggaGGCGATACCCGCAAAAATTTCGTAGACCATCTCTACTCGGCTCTTGCGATAGATCGACCAATCATCGTCTACAAGGACGATAAAAATCTTCCCCGTGGTGAAACCATCCGTCCAGCACTGTTCCAGGCTATTGAACAATCTAAGATTGCTGTCGTAGTATTCTCCAAAAACTATGCAGATTCTTCGTGGTGTCTTGATGAACTTTCACATATTATGAAGTGTAGAGATAAGAATGGGTTAATCGTTATGCCCATATTCTATGATGTGGAACCCTCGGATGTGAGGAAAAGGAAAAGGGATTTCGGAGAAGCTTTTGCAAAACAAGAGGCGAATAACGTCAATAAAGCTGATTCGTGGAGAAAAGCACTTTTTGATGCAAGTAACATTGCTGGATGGGAACCTAAACACTTTGCTGACGG GCATGAATCAGAACTCATCAAAGGGATTGTTGATACAGTTTTGAAAAATATGTCTTTCTCCGGTTCACAAGACGTTGATGAAGGCCTTGTTGGAATGAGGGATCGCGTGGACGAACTAATATCAAAATTGAAACTTGATTCTAGTGGTGTGCGAATGGTTGGGATATGGGGTGTCGGGGGTGGTGGTAAAACTACTCTTGCTACTTCTGTATTTAAGGAAATATATAGCCAATTTAAGGGTCACTGCATAGTTGAGAACGTTAGGGAGGAATTCAACAAAGGCAACTTGGAAAAATTGCAAAATAAAATTTTGAAAACCATGTTTAGAGTAAATATGGAAGTACCTAGTGTTACAGAAGGTAAAACAATGATAAAACGTATGCTGTGTCGTAGTAAAGTGTTAGTGGTTCTTGACGATATCGATGATTCACGCCAACTGGAGGCTTTAGCTGGATCTCATGATTGGTTTGGTAGTGGGAGCAGAGTAATAATAACAACTAGAGATGAACACTTGCTACTTAAACACAAGGTAGACCATGTCTCTCATGTTAGATTGTTAGCACACGACGAAGCTTCATCTCTCTTTAAGAAATATGCATATAGGGAAGAAAATGTTATAAACGATTATGTGATACTTTCATCACGTGTAGTTTATTATGCTCATGGACTTCCATTGGCACTTAGAGTTGCGGGTTCTTTTCTATGTGACAAAAACAATGTTGAGTGGGAAAGTTACCTGGAAATGTTAGAAAGAACCCCAGATGCCGAAGTCATGGATATACTTAGGATTAGTTATGAAGGGCTTAAAAATTACCAGAAAGAGTTATTCTTAGATATTGCATGTTTCTTTAGGGGAAAGGAAAAGCGAGATGCAATGGAGATACTTGATGCTTTTGGTTTTAATCCAGATATAGGGATAAAGGTGTTGGAGCAAAGAGCTCTGATAACTTTTGTGAATGATTATTTTCAAATGCACGATCTGATTCAAGAGATGGGACACCTCATTGTTAGAGGAGAAAATGGCAAGTATCCTGAAAATCATAGCAGAGTTTGGAAGCAAGATGAAATCCGTGACATGGATGAAACAACGGTAAAG GAAAATGACAAGATTGAAGCGATATATTGTTATGGTCATTCTCACTCATGTGAGATTTTGTCAAAGATGAAGAAGCTAAGGTGGCTTACTGTGAAACGAGTTGATAATCGATTTGCTTATTATTTCGTAGATGATGACGTGGAGGATGTTGATTATGAGGAGTATGTAGAGGGGAACAATGATGATGGCGAGGATGATAATGATGACAATggcaatgatgatgataatgatgttgatgatgatgatgatgatgatgatgataatgataatgataatgatgataacaaGGAGGATAAAGATGACGTTGAGCATTTGAAAGGACCTGATTTTCTTTCAAATGAGTTGCAGTGTATTATTTGGGAAGATTATCCTGTGAATTCATTCCCAGACAGTTTTAAAGCAATAAAGCTCGTTGTTTTAAGACTGTATTACAGCTTGCAAAAACAACTTTGGAATGATATAGATAAG GTTATTCGATTCCATGATCCAG GGAAAGGATAG
- the LOC139840234 gene encoding disease resistance protein Roq1-like isoform X1 produces MASSSSHSAPSSFYHVFLSFRGGDTRKNFVDHLYSALAIDRPIIVYKDDKNLPRGETIRPALFQAIEQSKIAVVVFSKNYADSSWCLDELSHIMKCRDKNGLIVMPIFYDVEPSDVRKRKRDFGEAFAKQEANNVNKADSWRKALFDASNIAGWEPKHFADGHESELIKGIVDTVLKNMSFSGSQDVDEGLVGMRDRVDELISKLKLDSSGVRMVGIWGVGGGGKTTLATSVFKEIYSQFKGHCIVENVREEFNKGNLEKLQNKILKTMFRVNMEVPSVTEGKTMIKRMLCRSKVLVVLDDIDDSRQLEALAGSHDWFGSGSRVIITTRDEHLLLKHKVDHVSHVRLLAHDEASSLFKKYAYREENVINDYVILSSRVVYYAHGLPLALRVAGSFLCDKNNVEWESYLEMLERTPDAEVMDILRISYEGLKNYQKELFLDIACFFRGKEKRDAMEILDAFGFNPDIGIKVLEQRALITFVNDYFQMHDLIQEMGHLIVRGENGKYPENHSRVWKQDEIRDMDETTVKENDKIEAIYCYGHSHSCEILSKMKKLRWLTVKRVDNRFAYYFVDDDVEDVDYEEYVEGNNDDGEDDNDDNGNDDDNDVDDDDDDDDDNDNDNDDNKEDKDDVEHLKGPDFLSNELQCIIWEDYPVNSFPDSFKAIKLVVLRLYYSLQKQLWNDIDKHLPRLKVLELCSAKKLLDTPNFNHLPCLQRLTFYRCDELIEIHPSLGYHKKLERIRVEGCPKFRMFPAIVQMKSLKYLFIHKYPELLKFPVIRSKMESLEELYLQYVQIQVLPSSIGDCCTNLIQLFIHGCSKLTTMEFQLDALKHLKTFSCSGVSFQLNTTGLFDQVQDGLRVLNFIDCHLNDGDIPFDISQLFNLQSLNLSFNDFSKLPSTISQLTKLRVLDLRNCRNLLKLPSTISQLVQLKVLIIGDCINLEIFPEFPSSLAVLLADGCPKITSIGDSITNCKCLCDVRITDGSILTDFDRLFDSMIQGKDSGNCIWSLQLEGLVEIPNSMVRPKDILNGKRYILQLPENWCYYNCGFIMYAVLPRGTLVDVEITMRQVTGNSSGMDYQDDVVRKKSIMNDEVTWVGYVPFSSLRHTSWWDVTCGQVSFEIVNIYINGRNKYYYPKCR; encoded by the exons ATGGCTTCTTCATCTTCTCACTCTGCTCCTTCTTCATTTTATCatgtatttctaagttttagaggaGGCGATACCCGCAAAAATTTCGTAGACCATCTCTACTCGGCTCTTGCGATAGATCGACCAATCATCGTCTACAAGGACGATAAAAATCTTCCCCGTGGTGAAACCATCCGTCCAGCACTGTTCCAGGCTATTGAACAATCTAAGATTGCTGTCGTAGTATTCTCCAAAAACTATGCAGATTCTTCGTGGTGTCTTGATGAACTTTCACATATTATGAAGTGTAGAGATAAGAATGGGTTAATCGTTATGCCCATATTCTATGATGTGGAACCCTCGGATGTGAGGAAAAGGAAAAGGGATTTCGGAGAAGCTTTTGCAAAACAAGAGGCGAATAACGTCAATAAAGCTGATTCGTGGAGAAAAGCACTTTTTGATGCAAGTAACATTGCTGGATGGGAACCTAAACACTTTGCTGACGG GCATGAATCAGAACTCATCAAAGGGATTGTTGATACAGTTTTGAAAAATATGTCTTTCTCCGGTTCACAAGACGTTGATGAAGGCCTTGTTGGAATGAGGGATCGCGTGGACGAACTAATATCAAAATTGAAACTTGATTCTAGTGGTGTGCGAATGGTTGGGATATGGGGTGTCGGGGGTGGTGGTAAAACTACTCTTGCTACTTCTGTATTTAAGGAAATATATAGCCAATTTAAGGGTCACTGCATAGTTGAGAACGTTAGGGAGGAATTCAACAAAGGCAACTTGGAAAAATTGCAAAATAAAATTTTGAAAACCATGTTTAGAGTAAATATGGAAGTACCTAGTGTTACAGAAGGTAAAACAATGATAAAACGTATGCTGTGTCGTAGTAAAGTGTTAGTGGTTCTTGACGATATCGATGATTCACGCCAACTGGAGGCTTTAGCTGGATCTCATGATTGGTTTGGTAGTGGGAGCAGAGTAATAATAACAACTAGAGATGAACACTTGCTACTTAAACACAAGGTAGACCATGTCTCTCATGTTAGATTGTTAGCACACGACGAAGCTTCATCTCTCTTTAAGAAATATGCATATAGGGAAGAAAATGTTATAAACGATTATGTGATACTTTCATCACGTGTAGTTTATTATGCTCATGGACTTCCATTGGCACTTAGAGTTGCGGGTTCTTTTCTATGTGACAAAAACAATGTTGAGTGGGAAAGTTACCTGGAAATGTTAGAAAGAACCCCAGATGCCGAAGTCATGGATATACTTAGGATTAGTTATGAAGGGCTTAAAAATTACCAGAAAGAGTTATTCTTAGATATTGCATGTTTCTTTAGGGGAAAGGAAAAGCGAGATGCAATGGAGATACTTGATGCTTTTGGTTTTAATCCAGATATAGGGATAAAGGTGTTGGAGCAAAGAGCTCTGATAACTTTTGTGAATGATTATTTTCAAATGCACGATCTGATTCAAGAGATGGGACACCTCATTGTTAGAGGAGAAAATGGCAAGTATCCTGAAAATCATAGCAGAGTTTGGAAGCAAGATGAAATCCGTGACATGGATGAAACAACGGTAAAG GAAAATGACAAGATTGAAGCGATATATTGTTATGGTCATTCTCACTCATGTGAGATTTTGTCAAAGATGAAGAAGCTAAGGTGGCTTACTGTGAAACGAGTTGATAATCGATTTGCTTATTATTTCGTAGATGATGACGTGGAGGATGTTGATTATGAGGAGTATGTAGAGGGGAACAATGATGATGGCGAGGATGATAATGATGACAATggcaatgatgatgataatgatgttgatgatgatgatgatgatgatgatgataatgataatgataatgatgataacaaGGAGGATAAAGATGACGTTGAGCATTTGAAAGGACCTGATTTTCTTTCAAATGAGTTGCAGTGTATTATTTGGGAAGATTATCCTGTGAATTCATTCCCAGACAGTTTTAAAGCAATAAAGCTCGTTGTTTTAAGACTGTATTACAGCTTGCAAAAACAACTTTGGAATGATATAGATAAG CATCTCCCACGTTTGAAAGTGCTTGAACTCTGTTCTGCAAAGAAGTTACTCGACACTCCAAATTTTAATCATCTCCCATGTCTTCAAAGGTTAACATTCTATCGTTGTGATGAGTTAATCGAGATTCACCCATCACTTGGATATCATAAAAAGCTTGAGCGCATACGTGTAGAAGGCTGTCCCAAGTTTAGGATGTTTCCTGCAATCGTGCAGATGAAATCACTTAAATATCTTTTTATTCATAAATACCCGGAATTACTTAAGTTCCCGGTAATCAGAAGCAAAATGGAAAGCTTGGAAGAGTTATATTTGCAATATGTTCAGATACAAGTTCTGCCCTCATCAATCGGAGACTGTTGCACCAACCTTATTCAGCTATTCATACATGGGTGTAGTAAATTAACGACAATGGAATTCCAACTTGATGCCTTGAAGCATTTGAAAACATTTTCTTGTTCTGGTGTTAGCTTCCAGCTTAACACTACGGGTTTGTTTGATCAGGTGCAAGATGGCTTACGAGTGTTGAATTTTATTGACTGCCATTTGAACGATGGAGACATTCCATTTGATATTAGTCAACTATTCAACTTACAAAGTTTGAATCTGAGTTTTAATGATTTTTCAAAGTTACCTTCCACCATCTCACAATTGACAAAACTGAGAGTTCTCGACCTTAGAAACTGTCGTAACCTTCTAAAGTTACCTTCCACCATCTCACAATTGGTACAGTTAAAAGTCCTCATCATCGGCGATTGCATTAACCTTGAAATATTCCCCGAGTTCCCATCAAGTTTAGCTGTTCTCTTGGCAGACGGATGCCCTAAGATTACATCAATAGGAGATTCTATCACAAATTGTAAATGCTTATGTGATGTCCGAATTACTGATGGAAGTATTCTAACTGATTTTGACAGGTTATTCGATTCCATGATCCAG GGAAAGGATAGTGGAAATTGCATTTGGTCTCTCCAACTTGAAGGCCTTGTTGAGATTCCAAATAGTATGGTACGTCCTAAAGATATTCTTAATGGGAAAAGATATATACTGCAACTTCCAGAGAACTGGTGCTATTACAACTGCGGATTCATAATGTACGCAGTTTTGCCACGTGGCACATTGGTTGATGTCGAGATAACCATGAGGCAGGTGACGGGAAATTCATCGGGTATGGATTATCAGGATGATGTGGTTCGGAAGAAGAGTATAATGAATGATGAAGTCACATGGGTGGGATATGTTCCTTTTAGTTCATTGAGACACACTTCATGGTGGGATGTAACATGCGGTCAGGTTTCGTTTGAAAttgtaaacatatatataaatggtagaaataaatattattatcctaAATGCAGATAG